From Pseudonocardia autotrophica, one genomic window encodes:
- a CDS encoding DMT family transporter produces MGGRGWALFAAVSVLWGVPYLFIGIALQEGIGPLATAAARVVLALVVLVPIAFRHRHRALLAGRWGRLAVLALVEVVVPFSLIPLGGQTVPSGTSGVLIATEPMFVLVVGLVLGTRARPTLAALIGLVVGFAGVVVLLGVDGSGPGAGLIVTAAACYAVGAVLVGRWFGDLPAMPVVAAMIVLAAPALTALALVSEPLPVPTPAGLAALAALGLVATPGGFVAFFRLIAIAGPDRAALITYVAPVVAVAAGAVLLAEPVGPRMAGGALLVLAGAWLATRGPLVPGGAPRGRPTEPPPRLTSP; encoded by the coding sequence ATGGGTGGCCGGGGCTGGGCATTGTTCGCCGCGGTGTCGGTGCTGTGGGGCGTTCCGTACCTCTTCATCGGCATCGCGCTGCAGGAGGGCATCGGTCCACTCGCGACGGCCGCCGCGCGCGTCGTGCTGGCCCTGGTCGTGCTGGTCCCGATCGCGTTCCGGCACCGGCACCGGGCGCTGCTGGCCGGACGCTGGGGGCGGCTCGCCGTGCTCGCACTGGTCGAGGTCGTCGTCCCGTTCAGCCTGATCCCGCTGGGCGGGCAGACCGTCCCCTCCGGCACCTCCGGCGTCCTGATCGCCACCGAGCCGATGTTCGTGCTGGTGGTCGGCCTGGTACTCGGGACGCGGGCGCGGCCGACGCTCGCCGCGCTGATCGGGCTCGTCGTCGGCTTCGCCGGGGTGGTCGTGCTGCTCGGTGTGGACGGCTCGGGCCCCGGCGCCGGTCTGATCGTCACCGCGGCCGCCTGTTACGCCGTGGGGGCTGTGCTGGTCGGCCGCTGGTTCGGCGATCTTCCGGCGATGCCGGTGGTGGCCGCCATGATCGTGCTCGCCGCGCCGGCACTCACCGCCCTGGCGCTGGTGTCCGAACCGCTCCCTGTGCCGACGCCGGCGGGGCTCGCCGCCCTGGCCGCGCTCGGCCTGGTCGCCACACCCGGCGGCTTCGTGGCCTTCTTCCGGCTCATCGCGATCGCGGGGCCCGACCGCGCGGCGCTCATCACCTACGTCGCCCCCGTGGTGGCGGTCGCGGCCGGCGCGGTCCTCCTCGCCGAACCGGTCGGCCCACGGATGGCCGGCGGGGCGCTGCTCGTCCTCGCCGGCGCATGGTTGGCCACCCGCGGGCCGCTCGTGCCGGGCGGTGCGCCGAGGGGGCGGCCGACCGAGCCGCCCCCTCGCCTCACCAGCCCATGA
- a CDS encoding Lrp/AsnC family transcriptional regulator produces the protein MSTLDAIDQQLLALLQADARLGYRELGRTVGMSPPAVAARVRRLEHSGVITGYGARVDPIAAGHEVHAFVVVTTAGRRQSLELARMAAARPTILEDHRVTGTEDHVLRVVAPRIRDLEPLIDDLNGLGKPATSIVLSSPKPWAPVPSPEADGPPPISPGRPAARART, from the coding sequence ATGAGCACGCTCGATGCCATCGACCAGCAGCTTCTCGCACTCCTGCAGGCGGACGCCCGGCTCGGGTATCGGGAGCTCGGCCGCACGGTGGGGATGAGCCCGCCCGCCGTTGCCGCCAGGGTGCGGCGGCTGGAACACAGTGGAGTGATCACCGGATACGGCGCCCGGGTCGATCCGATAGCCGCGGGGCACGAGGTGCACGCGTTCGTCGTGGTGACGACGGCCGGCCGCCGGCAGTCACTGGAGCTCGCCCGTATGGCGGCCGCCCGGCCCACGATCCTGGAGGACCACCGGGTCACCGGTACCGAGGACCACGTCCTGCGGGTCGTCGCGCCGCGGATCCGGGACCTCGAACCGCTCATCGACGACCTCAACGGGCTGGGCAAGCCCGCCACGTCGATCGTGCTGTCGTCGCCCAAACCGTGGGCGCCGGTCCCGTCACCCGAGGCCGACGGTCCGCCGCCGATCAGCCCAGGGCGACCAGCAGCGCGAGCACGGACATGA